The genomic segment ACACTCGCCACGCAGGTGGCGTTGTCGCGTATCGTGGCATCCAAGGTGGATGAGGTGGTCGAGGCGGCGGTCGCACAGTTGCGAGTCTGGGGTCATGTCTGCGTGCCACGCGAGCCCGACGAGGCGGGCCGGATGCGTCCGGCCGCGGCCAATGGCGGGATCTCGGGTGTCGTGTGCACGAGTTGAGCATTGCCCTCGAAATCTGCCGTGTAGTCGAGGAGCGGCTGCGTCCTGAACAGCTGCCGCAACTCGTTGAACTTGGCCTCGACGTGGGCGAAGACACCACCATCGAGGTCGCCAACCTGCAGTTCTGCCTGGACACCCTGCTGGCCCATCCGCCGTTCGCGGGCGCGACCGTGGTCATCGCGCGCGGCGATGGCGGCGATACGCGCGTGAGTTACCTGGAGATCGATGATGAGCGTCCGACGCATTGATGTGCGCGAGCGGGTGATGGCCCGCAACGACGAGATCGCGGCAACCGTGCGCACGCGCCTCGACGAGGCCGGCGTGGCCGCACTCAATCTCGTGTCCTCACCCGGCGCCGGAAAAACGATGCTGTTGGAGCGGACGCTCGATGATATCGGGGCGACGTTGCGCCTGGCGATTGTCACCGGCGATGTCCAGACCGAGAATGACGCCGACCGCCTGGCCGCCCACACCTCGCGACTGGTACAGGCCGTCGTGACCAACGGGGGATGCCATCTGGACGCGCTGCAGGTCACGACGGCGCTCGAGGCGGTCGCGCTCGATGATACCGACGTGCTGATTCTCGAGAATGTCGGCAATCTCGTGTGCCCCGCCAGTTGGGATCTGGGCGAGCGGCATCGCGTCACACTCTGCTCGGTGACCGAGGGCGAAGACAAACCGCTCAAGTACCCCAAGGCGTTTGCCAAGGCCGACCTGGTGCTGCTGACCAAGGTCGATCTGCTCCCCTATCTGCGCTTCGACGTCGACCTGCTCGAGCGCAACGTGCGCACCATCAATCCCGACGCCACCATACTTCGCACCAGCGCCATGTCGGGCGAAGGAATGAGCGCGTGGTATGAATATCTGCAGCAGGCCGTTGGCGCGGCGCGGGCGCGGGCGACCGAGGCCGTCGGGTCCTGATCATGAGAGCCGCAGCGCGCCTGACGATCACCGGAGTCGTGCAGGGCGTCGGCTTCCGTCCGTTCGTGCATCGCCTGGCCGTGCAGCATGAACTGGCAGGGTGGGTCCGCAATCTGTCGGGACAGGTGGAGATTCACGTAGAGGGCGAACCCTCGGCGTTGCGCGCCTTCTCCTCGGCGCTGCCGGCGCAGCTTCCGACTCTGGCGCGTATCGAGACCCTGTCGTCCGCCGTGGATGACGTGGACGGTGCCGACGGATTTCGTATCATTGCCAGCCGCGATGCGCCCGACGCGCGACTTCCGGTGCCCCCGGATGTCGTGACGTGCGATGCGTGCGCGGCCGAAGTGTTTGATCCCGCCAGCCGTCGATACCGGTATCCGTTCACGACCTGCACCGACTGCGGTCCGCGCTACACCGTGATTGAATCGCTGCCCTACGACCGCGAGCGGACGAGCCTGCGCGCATTTCCATTGTGCGCACGCTGCCAGCAGGAATACGAGTCGCCAGCCGATCGTCGCTTTCACGCCGAGAGCACCGCCTGCCCCGACTGCGGACCGCACTTGCGCTACGTGGCCGTCAACAGCGTGGACAACCCGATCACGGGAGACGACCAGGCACTGCGCGCGGCCGCCAATGCCCTTCGGGCTGGTGAAATTGTCGCGGTGCGCGGACTGGGGGGATTCCATCTGGCGGTGGACGCCACCGACGAGCTGGCGGTGTCACGCTTGCGCGTCCGCAAGCGCCGCGACGCCAAGCCGCTCGCCTGCATGGTGCGCACCGTCGACGACGTCCGGCGTTGGACTGCTCCCACTGACATCGAGTTGGAGTGGATCACGTCGCGCGAACGACCTATCGTGCTGCTCGCGCGACGCCACGGTGTCGAGGGTGCGGACGCCCTGACACTGGCGCCGGGTCTGGCGCCAGGATTGGATCGCGTCGGCCTCATGCTGCCATCCACGCCACTGCATCATCTGTTGCTCGAGATGGTGGATCGGCCGCTGGTCATGACCAGTGGCAATCTGGCGGACGAACCGCTCGCTGCCGGCAACGACGAGGCCATGCAGCGTCTCCTGCACATCGCCGACGGCTTGTTGCTGCACGATCGGGAGATCGTGGCGCGCATCGATGACTCGGTTATCCGACTCGCCGGGGCCAGTCCCATTGTGATCCGTCGCGCGCGCGGCTACGCGCCGCTGCCGCTGTCGATACCCGTCGCGTCGCCCGTTCCAATCCTCGCCGTGGGGGCGCATCTCAAGAACACCTTCACGCTCGTCCATGGGAATCAGGCGTTCGTCAGTCCGCACATTGGCGACCTCGACTCCATGGAAGCGCTGAGTCACTGGCAGGCTGTGCGCGGGCGCTACCAGTCCCTGTTCCGTATCACACCGGGCGCCATCGTCGCCGATCTGCATGATGGCTATCTCTCCACCCGCGCTGCCGAAGAAGCGGCGACCGCGGCCGGACTGCGCACGGTGCTTCGCGTGCAACACCATCATGCGCACGTGGCCGCGGTGGCGGCCGAGCACGGCGTCACCGATCGCGTGTTGGGTCTGGCATTCGACGGCACTGGCGCCGGAACCGATGGCACTGTGTGGGGCATGGAGTTTCTGCTCGCCGATCTTCTCGATTTCCAACGTGTCGCTCACTTGCGGCCGGCACCACTGCCCGGCGGCGACGCAGCCGTTCGCGCTCCGTGGCGCGCGCTGGCCGGGTTCCTGTCGCTCGATCGAGACGCCTTCGCGTCCTGCGCCCTGTCGACTCCGCCTGTCACGGCGTTGGAGGCGCGCGTCGTGCAACAGCAGATCGACCAGTCCGTCAATGCGCCGCTGGCGTCTTCGGCCGGACGACTCTTCGATGCCGTTGCGTCACTGTTGGGGGTGTGTCAGGTAGCGCGCTTCGAAGGCGAGGCGGCCATGCAACTCGAGGCATGCGCCGGGTACGGTCCGGGAGTCGCCCTGCCGTTCCCGGTCGTGGATTGCGCGACGAGTGATGGTCCGGTGCTCGATCCGGTGCCGTTGCTGGTCGCGCTGTGCGAACGACAGGCGCGCGGCGTGTCGGTGCAGCAGTTGGCCGCGGATTTCCATGAAAGTCTGATACGCGGTTCCGTCGCCCTCACCACACGCCTCGCCGACACGCATCAGGTGTATTCCGTTGCGCTCGGTGGCGGCTGTTTTCAAAACGCCCGACTGCTGACAGGCATGGGGCGGCAGATCCGCGCCGCCGGACTGTCGGTGCTCACGGCCCGTCGCCTGCCGGCCAACGACGGCGGCGTGTCCTTTGGACAAGCAGCCATTGCCGCCGCACGACTGGCCAACGATGCTGCAGGTATCACCGCGGGGTTCGCACCGGCGTTCGTCGGCGCGGAATTCGATCAGCGACGGGCGCTCGCACGCGCCCACGGAGTCTAACCATGTGTCTGGGAATCCCCGGCAAGATCATTGCCCTGCGCGAAGGCACTGCACTCGCCACGGGGGTGGTCGACTTTGGCG from the Gemmatimonadaceae bacterium genome contains:
- the hypB gene encoding hydrogenase nickel incorporation protein HypB, producing the protein MSVRRIDVRERVMARNDEIAATVRTRLDEAGVAALNLVSSPGAGKTMLLERTLDDIGATLRLAIVTGDVQTENDADRLAAHTSRLVQAVVTNGGCHLDALQVTTALEAVALDDTDVLILENVGNLVCPASWDLGERHRVTLCSVTEGEDKPLKYPKAFAKADLVLLTKVDLLPYLRFDVDLLERNVRTINPDATILRTSAMSGEGMSAWYEYLQQAVGAARARATEAVGS
- a CDS encoding hydrogenase maturation nickel metallochaperone HypA, with product MHELSIALEICRVVEERLRPEQLPQLVELGLDVGEDTTIEVANLQFCLDTLLAHPPFAGATVVIARGDGGDTRVSYLEIDDERPTH
- the hypF gene encoding carbamoyltransferase HypF, which codes for MRAAARLTITGVVQGVGFRPFVHRLAVQHELAGWVRNLSGQVEIHVEGEPSALRAFSSALPAQLPTLARIETLSSAVDDVDGADGFRIIASRDAPDARLPVPPDVVTCDACAAEVFDPASRRYRYPFTTCTDCGPRYTVIESLPYDRERTSLRAFPLCARCQQEYESPADRRFHAESTACPDCGPHLRYVAVNSVDNPITGDDQALRAAANALRAGEIVAVRGLGGFHLAVDATDELAVSRLRVRKRRDAKPLACMVRTVDDVRRWTAPTDIELEWITSRERPIVLLARRHGVEGADALTLAPGLAPGLDRVGLMLPSTPLHHLLLEMVDRPLVMTSGNLADEPLAAGNDEAMQRLLHIADGLLLHDREIVARIDDSVIRLAGASPIVIRRARGYAPLPLSIPVASPVPILAVGAHLKNTFTLVHGNQAFVSPHIGDLDSMEALSHWQAVRGRYQSLFRITPGAIVADLHDGYLSTRAAEEAATAAGLRTVLRVQHHHAHVAAVAAEHGVTDRVLGLAFDGTGAGTDGTVWGMEFLLADLLDFQRVAHLRPAPLPGGDAAVRAPWRALAGFLSLDRDAFASCALSTPPVTALEARVVQQQIDQSVNAPLASSAGRLFDAVASLLGVCQVARFEGEAAMQLEACAGYGPGVALPFPVVDCATSDGPVLDPVPLLVALCERQARGVSVQQLAADFHESLIRGSVALTTRLADTHQVYSVALGGGCFQNARLLTGMGRQIRAAGLSVLTARRLPANDGGVSFGQAAIAAARLANDAAGITAGFAPAFVGAEFDQRRALARAHGV